In Elusimicrobiota bacterium, one genomic interval encodes:
- a CDS encoding DUF2012 domain-containing protein, which translates to RIGSRSDGVWGLYKGILDEIRIYNRELSQTEIQTDMGSGQPTYSISGYIKDVSSVAVSGVTVTLNGSVSVTTTTAGDGSYTFRGLSFGNYTVTPTKTNWSFAPTSLSYTNLTSTQTNQNIVGTENQPTTYSVSGYIKDSSGTIITSVTVTLTTSDGLTVIASTTTDSNGYYFFANLVAGNYNVNPAKTGYTFVFINITIVNVNITNQDIASTGGSSGGPNNTYSINGYIKDNSSSAIVAVNVALTGTVSLNTTTDVNGYYQFTNLSNGAYVVTPTKDSWSFYTSSLTYATLTSTQTDQNFIGTPIAPVITTYSISGSISNSTGTMISGVTVALSGSSTTIATTANDGSYSFTNLDAGDYTLTPTKAGYTFNPVTLSAVLVSSNLTGKNFTAIQVIDNPPSVSITVPGNRQVVNGNLNVKVEATDDNGISKIEYYIDNVLKHTDATADKLHWHWDTSAETDGEHSLKVVAYDTINQTASDQITAIAHQKPADVNIIGELKPVEPIVEPGSGKKAKIKFKVDLPANQKQLAGDKAKVHVRITIHNVRGTLVKTLVDEDMPIGESETLWNGKNFAEEVAASGAYIVRIQAGDFKDMKKIVVVK; encoded by the coding sequence GAGAATAGGAAGTAGGTCCGATGGTGTATGGGGTTTATATAAAGGGATTTTAGATGAAATTCGAATTTATAATCGAGAATTGAGCCAAACTGAAATACAAACAGATATGGGTTCAGGTCAACCCACTTACTCGATTAGCGGGTATATTAAAGATGTCAGTAGTGTTGCAGTTAGTGGAGTGACAGTGACTTTGAATGGTTCAGTAAGTGTTACAACCACAACTGCGGGTGATGGAAGTTACACTTTTAGAGGTTTATCATTTGGTAACTATACAGTTACCCCTACTAAAACCAATTGGAGTTTTGCCCCCACCTCTTTAAGTTACACCAATCTTACCAGTACACAAACAAATCAGAATATTGTTGGCACCGAAAACCAACCAACGACATATTCAGTGAGCGGTTATATAAAGGATAGCAGTGGGACAATAATTACAAGCGTTACAGTAACTTTAACCACAAGTGATGGGTTAACTGTAATTGCGTCAACTACGACTGATTCTAATGGTTACTATTTCTTTGCAAATCTTGTTGCAGGAAATTATAATGTTAACCCCGCCAAAACAGGTTACACCTTTGTTTTTATTAACATAACAATAGTTAATGTTAATATTACCAATCAGGACATTGCTTCAACTGGCGGCAGTAGCGGTGGCCCAAACAATACTTATTCAATTAACGGTTACATCAAAGACAATTCAAGTTCAGCGATTGTTGCTGTAAACGTTGCATTAACAGGAACTGTTTCGTTAAACACTACCACAGATGTAAACGGATATTACCAGTTTACGAATTTGTCTAACGGGGCCTATGTGGTTACCCCCACAAAAGACAGTTGGAGTTTTTACACATCATCTTTGACCTATGCCACTTTAACCAGTACACAAACTGACCAGAACTTTATAGGAACTCCCATTGCGCCGGTTATAACAACTTACTCAATAAGCGGTTCTATAAGCAATTCAACCGGAACAATGATTAGCGGAGTTACCGTTGCTTTAAGCGGGTCATCTACTACAATAGCTACTACAGCAAATGACGGTTCCTATTCATTTACAAATTTAGATGCCGGAGATTACACTTTAACACCGACAAAAGCTGGGTATACCTTTAATCCGGTAACTTTGTCTGCCGTTCTTGTCAGCAGTAATTTGACTGGAAAGAATTTTACTGCTATTCAAGTTATTGATAATCCCCCCTCTGTTTCAATTACTGTTCCAGGTAACAGGCAGGTTGTAAATGGAAACCTTAATGTAAAAGTTGAAGCTACGGATGACAACGGAATTTCAAAAATAGAATATTATATTGATAATGTTCTTAAACATACTGATGCAACGGCTGATAAACTGCATTGGCATTGGGATACTTCTGCTGAAACCGATGGCGAACATAGCCTGAAAGTGGTTGCCTATGACACTATAAACCAGACTGCCAGCGATCAAATTACGGCGATTGCACACCAAAAACCGGCTGATGTTAATATTATTGGAGAACTTAAACCTGTTGAGCCAATAGTTGAACCGGGTTCAGGTAAGAAAGCAAAAATAAAATTTAAAGTAGATTTACCGGCTAATCAGAAACAACTGGCGGGTGACAAAGCAAAAGTTCATGTGAGAATAACAATACACAATGTCCGCGGAACCTTAGTTAAGACGCTTGTCGATGAAGATATGCCGATTGGAGAATCTGAAACATTGTGGAATGGAAAGAATTTTGCAGAAGAAGTTGCTGCCAGCGGTGCATATATTGTAAGAATACAAGCAGGCGACTTTAAAGATATGAAAAAAATAGTTGTGGTAAAATAA